A DNA window from Cobetia marina contains the following coding sequences:
- a CDS encoding DUF72 domain-containing protein — protein MWANDDWRGSLLPGSGPREHLADYAQVFDCVEGNTSFYALPPESAVASWARQAPEHFRFCFKLPGRLTHELRLQGIEEELAEFLARLAPLKSRMGPIMIQLPRDLGEEVLPRLAQFFAHVEGAGLGWAVEPRAPSFFAKGSVERQLNRLLISHGVDRVMLDVRPLFSGPDTAHPGLAVARSEKPHRPLHVFSSARQPLVRFIGHHDDATNLAFFQPWVERLSLWISQGKSPFLFVHTPDNKAAPALARRLANQVLERLDRPLIGAFPGEGQGRLF, from the coding sequence ATGTGGGCCAACGATGACTGGCGCGGCAGCCTGCTGCCGGGCAGTGGCCCGCGCGAGCATCTGGCGGATTACGCGCAGGTCTTCGACTGTGTCGAAGGCAATACCAGCTTCTATGCTCTGCCGCCGGAGAGCGCCGTGGCCAGCTGGGCCCGCCAGGCGCCCGAGCACTTCCGCTTCTGCTTCAAGTTGCCGGGACGACTGACCCATGAGTTGAGGCTTCAGGGAATCGAGGAGGAGCTGGCGGAATTCTTGGCGCGGCTTGCGCCACTTAAGTCGCGCATGGGGCCGATCATGATCCAGCTGCCACGCGACCTGGGGGAGGAGGTACTCCCGCGTCTTGCGCAATTCTTCGCGCATGTCGAGGGTGCTGGCCTTGGTTGGGCCGTGGAGCCCCGTGCCCCGAGTTTCTTTGCCAAGGGCTCGGTGGAACGACAGTTGAATCGCTTGTTGATAAGTCACGGAGTCGATCGCGTGATGCTGGATGTCCGTCCACTCTTCAGTGGCCCTGATACCGCGCATCCAGGGCTTGCCGTGGCACGCTCGGAAAAGCCGCATCGCCCATTGCATGTGTTCTCCAGCGCACGCCAACCGCTGGTCCGCTTCATCGGGCATCATGACGACGCGACCAATCTGGCCTTCTTCCAGCCCTGGGTGGAACGCCTTTCCCTGTGGATAAGTCAGGGGAAAAGCCCTTTCCTGTTTGTGCATACTCCTGACAACAAGGCGGCTCCGGCCTTGGCGCGTCGTCTGGCCAATCAGGTGCTGGAGCGGCTTGATCGGCCATTGATCGGTGCCTTCCCCGGGGAAGGACAAGGACGTCTCTTCTAG
- a CDS encoding PA3496 family putative envelope integrity protein, giving the protein MRNSEQVDTLKNELLDIFMTLGADEHQARKKQSAVRHLRARRGIEMHNEIKRLSEDLSDIEVLETESDIDTH; this is encoded by the coding sequence ATGCGTAATTCAGAGCAGGTAGATACGCTCAAGAACGAGCTTCTCGATATTTTCATGACCCTCGGTGCCGACGAACATCAGGCCCGCAAGAAACAAAGCGCAGTCCGCCACCTCCGCGCCAGACGCGGAATCGAAATGCACAACGAAATCAAGCGCCTGAGCGAGGATTTAAGCGACATCGAAGTGCTGGAAACGGAAAGCGATATCGATACCCACTGA
- a CDS encoding sodium-dependent transporter, with amino-acid sequence MSSKPHSHAQWSSRLAFTLAAVGSSVGLGNIWKFPYMTGESGGGAFVLVYLVCILLIGLPILMSEWLLGRLGQKNPISTMSHISARLKRSPAWVLIGVAGVLGAYLILSFYSVIGGWALAFIADAASGSFESLTSDTAGSLFGGLLGDPTTLLAWHSAFMLMVILVVAGGVAGGLERAAKILMPLLAVMLVMLVGYAATTDGFAEAAAWLLTPDFSKLDKDGVLAAMGHAFFTLSLGMGIMMAYGSYLSDDVNIGRTALIVVVLDTVIALLAGLAIFPVVFSNGLDAAAGPGLIFQTLPLAFGHMPGGEVFGVVFFVLLVFAAWTSGISLLEPIVEWLEEKTPMSRVASAWVAGIATWLLGIATILSFNLWSDVAPLGMFAKFEGMTIFDLLDYATSKLMLPLTGLATIVFVGWFMGRDEVRSQLNMSDSAFKLWSFVARFIAPIGVVVVFASSL; translated from the coding sequence ATGTCATCCAAACCGCATTCCCACGCTCAGTGGTCTTCTCGCCTGGCCTTCACCCTGGCCGCCGTCGGTTCCTCCGTCGGACTGGGCAACATCTGGAAATTCCCGTACATGACCGGTGAGAGCGGCGGCGGTGCCTTCGTTCTTGTCTATCTGGTCTGCATTCTGTTGATCGGTCTGCCGATCCTGATGTCCGAGTGGCTGCTGGGCCGCCTGGGACAGAAGAACCCGATCTCGACCATGAGTCACATCAGTGCGCGCCTCAAGCGTAGCCCCGCCTGGGTGTTGATCGGGGTGGCCGGTGTGCTCGGCGCCTATCTGATCCTGTCCTTCTACAGTGTCATCGGTGGCTGGGCACTGGCCTTCATCGCCGACGCCGCCAGTGGCAGCTTCGAAAGCCTGACCTCTGACACGGCAGGCAGTCTGTTCGGTGGTCTGCTGGGCGACCCGACCACCCTGCTGGCCTGGCACAGTGCCTTCATGCTGATGGTGATCCTGGTCGTGGCCGGGGGCGTCGCGGGTGGTCTGGAGCGTGCCGCCAAGATCCTGATGCCGCTGCTGGCGGTCATGCTGGTCATGCTGGTCGGGTATGCGGCGACCACTGATGGCTTCGCGGAAGCGGCTGCCTGGCTGCTGACACCGGACTTCTCCAAGCTCGACAAGGATGGCGTGCTGGCGGCGATGGGGCATGCCTTCTTCACCCTGTCACTGGGCATGGGCATCATGATGGCCTACGGCTCCTATCTCTCCGATGACGTCAATATCGGGCGTACCGCGCTGATCGTGGTGGTGCTGGATACCGTCATCGCTCTGCTGGCGGGGCTGGCCATCTTCCCGGTGGTGTTCTCCAATGGTCTCGACGCCGCTGCGGGCCCGGGCCTGATCTTCCAGACCTTGCCGCTGGCCTTCGGCCACATGCCGGGCGGAGAAGTGTTCGGCGTGGTGTTCTTCGTGCTGCTGGTCTTCGCGGCCTGGACCTCAGGCATCTCGCTGCTGGAACCCATCGTCGAATGGCTGGAAGAGAAGACGCCGATGTCACGCGTGGCCTCTGCCTGGGTGGCGGGGATCGCGACCTGGCTGCTGGGGATCGCCACCATCCTGTCCTTCAATCTGTGGAGTGATGTGGCGCCGCTGGGCATGTTCGCCAAGTTCGAGGGCATGACCATCTTCGACCTGCTCGATTACGCGACCAGCAAGCTGATGCTGCCGCTGACCGGCCTGGCGACCATCGTCTTCGTCGGCTGGTTCATGGGGCGTGATGAAGTGCGCAGTCAGCTCAACATGAGCGACTCGGCCTTCAAGCTGTGGAGCTTCGTGGCGCGCTTCATCGCCCCGATCGGCGTGGTGGTGGTCTTCGCCTCCAGCCTGTAA
- a CDS encoding YitT family protein — MTAFQRLILRANDSRSRAANAITLRSLITLFEGCLLVALGVRLLQAGGLLVSGTAGMSLLGSDLTGLSFGSLFFLINLPFYGLAWKQLGLNFTLRTLGCVSLLSILTDLLAVSLPLGDVNLPVVAIAAGLLIGLGVTLLFRENASLGGLNILALDLERRFAIHAGRTTFAFDLLLIALAALVYPWPQVICSALAFATLSFVLGRYHRRTPQGSDASTTAQDDGKQVQAAH; from the coding sequence ATGACTGCTTTCCAACGACTCATCCTGCGTGCCAACGACAGCCGCTCCCGTGCGGCCAATGCCATCACGCTGCGTAGCCTGATCACGCTCTTCGAGGGCTGTCTGCTGGTGGCACTCGGCGTGCGCCTGCTGCAGGCCGGCGGCTTGCTGGTCAGTGGTACTGCCGGGATGTCATTGCTTGGCTCGGACCTGACGGGCTTGAGCTTCGGCAGTCTGTTCTTCCTGATCAACCTGCCCTTCTACGGGCTGGCCTGGAAGCAGCTGGGGCTCAACTTCACGCTGCGCACCCTGGGATGCGTCAGTCTGCTCTCGATCCTGACGGATCTACTGGCGGTCAGTCTGCCGCTGGGCGACGTCAATCTGCCGGTGGTGGCGATTGCCGCAGGCCTGCTCATCGGGCTGGGGGTCACCCTGCTGTTTCGCGAGAACGCCTCCCTCGGCGGACTCAACATTCTCGCGCTGGATCTGGAGCGACGCTTCGCCATCCATGCAGGCCGCACGACTTTCGCCTTCGACCTGCTGCTGATCGCGCTCGCCGCACTGGTCTATCCCTGGCCGCAGGTCATCTGCTCGGCACTGGCGTTCGCCACGCTGTCCTTCGTACTGGGGCGCTACCACCGCCGCACGCCTCAAGGCTCAGATGCCAGTACCACCGCTCAAGACGATGGCAAGCAGGTGCAGGCAGCTCACTAG
- the rluF gene encoding 23S rRNA pseudouridine(2604) synthase RluF, with product MTDRDASLTRLNKFISETGFCSRREADRHIAEGRVTINGVVPEMGTKVAPGDEVLVNGKPLKAKQEAVYLAFNKPVGITCTTERHVEGNIIDYIGHPKRIFPIGRLDKPSDGLIFLTSDGDIVNKILRAGNAHEKEYVVRVDKPINPDFLKRMAAGVPILDTITQPCRIEQISTYVFRIILTQGLNRQIRRMCEALGYEVFKLKRVRIMNVSLDGLGIGEWRYLTQKEMDDIHWMIEGSSGTEEASRLAAAPTPSQHATAARHQRAAQDTDSSGRRSGARREDSSKRAMGQRSSDQRGSGQPKTGQRSGARQEGAGRRERTDESRSARGNQERSSAGKGGSQPGSKNANGAGKLASGLKPRTRGKAGERRDERDAASRGAGEKSSGSNSSGSNSSGNKSSGNTTFGKKNPGGRSAGGKSPSYKGGGGSNGGRGRR from the coding sequence ATGACTGATCGCGACGCATCGCTTACCCGCCTCAACAAGTTCATCAGCGAAACGGGCTTCTGCTCGCGGCGCGAGGCGGACCGCCATATCGCCGAAGGGCGAGTGACCATCAATGGTGTCGTCCCCGAGATGGGCACCAAGGTCGCGCCGGGCGATGAGGTGCTGGTCAACGGCAAGCCGTTGAAGGCCAAGCAGGAAGCGGTCTATCTGGCCTTCAACAAGCCTGTGGGCATCACCTGTACCACCGAGCGCCACGTGGAAGGCAACATCATTGACTACATCGGCCATCCCAAGCGGATCTTCCCGATCGGTCGCCTCGACAAGCCCTCCGATGGCCTGATCTTTCTGACCAGTGACGGCGACATCGTCAACAAGATCCTGCGGGCCGGCAACGCCCACGAGAAGGAATATGTGGTGCGGGTCGACAAGCCGATCAACCCGGACTTTCTCAAGCGCATGGCAGCCGGCGTGCCGATTCTGGATACCATCACCCAGCCGTGCCGCATCGAGCAGATTTCCACCTATGTGTTCCGCATCATCCTGACGCAGGGGCTCAATCGCCAGATTCGCCGCATGTGCGAGGCGCTGGGCTATGAGGTCTTCAAGCTCAAGCGGGTGCGCATCATGAATGTCAGCCTGGACGGGCTGGGCATCGGCGAATGGCGCTATCTCACCCAGAAGGAGATGGACGACATCCATTGGATGATCGAAGGCTCCAGTGGTACCGAGGAGGCCTCACGACTGGCGGCGGCGCCGACGCCTTCCCAACACGCGACTGCCGCGCGCCATCAGCGTGCCGCGCAGGATACGGATAGCAGCGGCCGGCGTAGCGGTGCTCGGCGCGAGGACAGCAGCAAGCGCGCCATGGGCCAGCGCAGCTCGGATCAGCGCGGCTCAGGTCAGCCCAAGACAGGCCAACGCTCGGGGGCTCGCCAGGAAGGGGCGGGGCGGCGGGAGCGTACCGATGAGTCCAGATCCGCTCGTGGCAATCAGGAACGCAGCAGCGCCGGCAAGGGCGGCTCCCAGCCGGGCAGCAAGAACGCCAATGGCGCGGGCAAGCTCGCGAGCGGCCTCAAGCCACGCACGCGTGGCAAGGCCGGAGAGCGTCGCGATGAGCGCGATGCGGCGAGCAGGGGGGCTGGCGAAAAGTCCTCTGGTAGCAATTCTTCTGGTAGCAATTCTTCTGGTAACAAGTCCTCTGGCAACACGACCTTTGGCAAGAAGAATCCTGGCGGCAGAAGTGCCGGGGGAAAGAGCCCGTCGTACAAGGGCGGCGGCGGCTCCAATGGCGGGCGTGGTCGCCGCTAG